Proteins from one Thalassophryne amazonica chromosome 20, fThaAma1.1, whole genome shotgun sequence genomic window:
- the marcksl1b gene encoding MARCKS-related protein 1-B isoform X2, whose translation MGSQASKGEVAVEANAAAADAAAVKTNGQENGHVKTNGDVSAKPDGDATATNGSAEAAKEPEANAEDDAIELAPAADGEATKPEDGAAAKETPKKKKKKKFSLKKTFNFKMNLKKSKKSEAVKEETAAAPTEEKPAENGAAAAAEEEKKEEARLRRRPRRQLLRPPRPRNRQRRAARPPLPPKRKSDCTFSSQ comes from the exons ATGGGGTCCCAGGCATCCAAAGGAGAGGTGGCCGTGGAGGCGAACGCCGCTGCCGCCGACGCCGCTGCTGTCAAAACCAACGGacag GAGAACGGCCATGTGAAGACTAATGGCGATGTCTCTGCAAAGCCCGATGGGGATGCCACTGCTACCAATGGCTCAGCTGAAGCAGCCAAAGAGCCTGAAGCCAACGCAGAAGACGACGCCATTGAGCTGGCGCCCGCCGCAGATGGAGAGGCGACCAAACCTGAAGACGGGGCTGCAGCAAAGGAGAcccccaagaagaagaagaagaagaagttctcCCTGAAGAAGACGTTTAACTTCAAGATGAACCTGAAGAAGAGCAAGAAGAGCGAAGCTGTGAAAGAGGAAACGGCTGCTGCTCCCACTGAGGAGAAGCCTGCGGAGAACGGCGCCGCAGCTGCTGCGGAGGAGGAGAAGAAAGAGGAGGC CCGGCTAAGGAGGAGGCCAAGGAGGCAGCTGCTCCGGCCCCCGAGGCCACGAAACCGACAGAGGAGAGCAGCTCGACCCCCGCTGCCTCCGAAAAGAAAGAGTGATTGTACCTTTAGCTCACAATGA
- the marcksl1b gene encoding MARCKS-related protein 1-B isoform X1 translates to MGSQASKGEVAVEANAAAADAAAVKTNGQENGHVKTNGDVSAKPDGDATATNGSAEAAKEPEANAEDDAIELAPAADGEATKPEDGAAAKETPKKKKKKKFSLKKTFNFKMNLKKSKKSEAVKEETAAAPTEEKPAENGAAAAAEEEKKEEAKEEAAAAAEAPKAEEGPAKEEAKEAAAPAPEATKPTEESSSTPAASEKKE, encoded by the exons ATGGGGTCCCAGGCATCCAAAGGAGAGGTGGCCGTGGAGGCGAACGCCGCTGCCGCCGACGCCGCTGCTGTCAAAACCAACGGacag GAGAACGGCCATGTGAAGACTAATGGCGATGTCTCTGCAAAGCCCGATGGGGATGCCACTGCTACCAATGGCTCAGCTGAAGCAGCCAAAGAGCCTGAAGCCAACGCAGAAGACGACGCCATTGAGCTGGCGCCCGCCGCAGATGGAGAGGCGACCAAACCTGAAGACGGGGCTGCAGCAAAGGAGAcccccaagaagaagaagaagaagaagttctcCCTGAAGAAGACGTTTAACTTCAAGATGAACCTGAAGAAGAGCAAGAAGAGCGAAGCTGTGAAAGAGGAAACGGCTGCTGCTCCCACTGAGGAGAAGCCTGCGGAGAACGGCGCCGCAGCTGCTGCGGAGGAGGAGAAGAAAGAGGAGGCGAAGGAGGAGGCTGCCGCTGCAGCCGAGGCTCCGAAGGCAGAGGAGGGGCCGGCTAAGGAGGAGGCCAAGGAGGCAGCTGCTCCGGCCCCCGAGGCCACGAAACCGACAGAGGAGAGCAGCTCGACCCCCGCTGCCTCCGAAAAGAAAGAGTGA